One part of the Plasmodium cynomolgi strain B DNA, scaffold: 0698, whole genome shotgun sequence genome encodes these proteins:
- a CDS encoding CYIR protein (putative;~vir-type antigen): MFELQKLYDEKSFNFLICYEHKEDVKYETHIKLNELIIVYKDFVVYKASSERREYTEYKCARKCSYSY, encoded by the exons ATGTT tgaacttcaaaaattgtatgatgagaaaagtTTCAATTTCTTAATATGTTACGAGCATAAAGAGGACGTTAAATATGAAACGCATATAAAGCTTAATGAACTAATTATAGTATACAAGGATTTTGTTGTATATAAAGCATCAAGTGAACGAAGAGAATATACTGAATATAAATGTGCTCGGAAATGTTCATATTCTTATTAA